CTGCTCacacaaagaagaaaaacgataaggaactttttagaaaACCAAACATGTAAGATGTATATTGTGTAGATCTTTTTTGATTAATCCACTTTGAGTAAAAATATGCcagctttcaacaaaatattttcagggAAAAGTTTATCAGTTTGGTTTGTTGACATGCACTGCCTTCCTAGTTCTTTCtttcttcaaatttaaattcatAAATGAGTATTCAAACTTCCATATTTTGTTTGTCACTAGTATTCAGCAAACATGTGAAAGTGTTTGACGTGCATGTTTAAGGGGCAGTTTGTGCATGCTACATAGGCAACACTCATTACTTTTCTATGGATACGCCAGAATCCACTCTTTTTCATCTCTCTGccattaataaataaacaaacttttagtTAACGagaagtttgattttttaattaacagaCATATTGTTTCAGTGGAACTCTGGGCTTGTTGCACAGTGGAAGGTCGGTTGGTAAAAAGCCTTCAAAAAGAGTTGCTGCTGATATGGTTGATGTTGAAGAAGCAAAAAGAATGAGATATCATGGATTACTAGCCATGGACGCTGTAGGAAATTGCTATTATTTATTGTGATAAGTTTAGTAAAATCATTTGCATTGGTTAAGtatctttattatttacttaaccAATTGTTATGGAAAATAAGTGTTCTGAACTTGCTTATTTTTCTTTagctaaaataaatttttaactggCCATCTTTAGTATGCCAGACACAAGAAATTCGTGAATGATTATTTGCATCTCTATGGAGGAAAACATTCAGACTTCAAACGAGATAGGTGCATGTATAGATATAAATGTGATACATCTGTATTTAAAAGCTTTTGCATTTCTTAGTGTTTGGCCAACTTGGTATCAGTGCTTTTAACCCTGGTGGTGATGAACACACAGAAAGAAAGACTAAAAAGTTGgccttttttcatttttggaagTACATTTTTGCAGTTCTCGAGATCGAACAGATTACGATGTAATACGAGAAAATCACAAGTTTTTGTGGGATGATGAACAAGATGCTGATTTGGGCTGGGAGCGGAAACTCGCCAAGAAGTATTGGAATAAACTTTACAAGGAATACACGATTTGTGACTTGAGCAGATACAAGGAAAATAAGATCGCGTTCAGATGGAGAGTTGAAAAAGAGgttgaaatttgtaaatttattttgccaTGCTGCTGTATTTTCTTTTATCAGTAGCACACAATGCTCTATTTTATTACGATAATTGATATTTCTTGGTTACTCATCAGCAGTAAATGTAGCAAATTTTTATGGGTCCAACGTTGACATATGTCTGATATATTTAATGCACTGCTTATTTATGTTGTTACGCTATGCTTAGTGTTACAACTGGTTGCATTAACTTCCTTTAGTGTTACCTGCATATGAGTTGAGTTCTCATTAATACTTACTGCTATCTATCTTACTAATTGCTACCAGGTTATATCAGGCAAAGGTCAGTTTTCATGCTCCAACAAACCCTGCTCAGAAAAAGAAGGTCTCAGGAGTTGGGAAgtaaattttgcttatgttGAAGAAAATGAGAAGAAAAATGCTCTAGTGAAATGCCGACTATGCCCAGAATGTTCGTATAAACTCAATTATCACCACAAGTAAGAGTACAAACAAGATATTAATGGGCTCTTTGGATTAAGTTATTTGATGGCTACAATGTTGGTTCATGCAGGAAAAAAGACATTACCGGAAGAGCAGTGGGGAGcaaaaaaactaacaaaaaccagcataaaaagaaaaaagcaagaaGTAAGTCATATGTATTGTTTCAAAAGCCATTTACATATTAGTTTCATGCCCTTGTGATGTTTAATTTGACCTTTGACCTTTGACACGAATCGCTTGACCTTTGTAATGCCTTAAAATATGGATAGATGCCACATAGTGACAGTGCCTTATCCATGATATGTATTGAAAGGCTTTGCAGCCAGTCATGTCCGTCCTTACCAAGGGGAGTGCTAACCGGCTCTCCTTtttttcaacacaaaaatCCTACTATTTAGAATATTTATAAATAGTCAAATAgaaaatgctttttatttgTGGTATCTTATATTGCTAACTTTTAGATGCCATTCAGTTACAGgcaactttttaatttttaatttaggaCGTAAAGGCTCGGATGAGGAATCTACCAGCTCTTCTTCCtctgaaaacaagaaaaatgaaGAAGATCAAGAAGAACATAAGATCTGGAGCAAACCACCGGAAATAGAGGATGAAAAGTCGAGGTACTAAATG
Above is a window of Clavelina lepadiformis chromosome 8, kaClaLepa1.1, whole genome shotgun sequence DNA encoding:
- the LOC143469095 gene encoding protein FRA10AC1 homolog; this encodes MSNSKVPFEDIHGYGSEFSDCGSEIEAAHTKKKNDKELFRKPNIGTLGLLHSGRSVGKKPSKRVAADMVDVEEAKRMRYHGLLAMDAYARHKKFVNDYLHLYGGKHSDFKRDSSRDRTDYDVIRENHKFLWDDEQDADLGWERKLAKKYWNKLYKEYTICDLSRYKENKIAFRWRVEKEVISGKGQFSCSNKPCSEKEGLRSWEVNFAYVEENEKKNALVKCRLCPECSYKLNYHHKKKDITGRAVGSKKTNKNQHKKKKARRRKGSDEESTSSSSSENKKNEEDQEEHKIWSKPPEIEDEKSREDEFDDYFEGLFL